The following are from one region of the Lentimicrobiaceae bacterium genome:
- a CDS encoding RNA polymerase sigma factor, whose amino-acid sequence MTTAEYNECVSRYADGVYRFILKNIGNQERARDVVQDSFSKMWEKSGEISYVKAKSYLFTTAYHTMIDEIRREKRMSRLEEEHENRLSVHNSYSDLQEVLNLALETLPEMQKAVITLRDYEGYTYEEIGQITGLNESQVKVYIYRARVSLKNYIGSPDRVI is encoded by the coding sequence ATGACAACAGCGGAATACAATGAATGTGTAAGCAGGTACGCGGATGGCGTATACAGATTTATTCTCAAAAACATTGGGAATCAGGAGCGTGCGCGCGATGTAGTACAGGACTCTTTTTCAAAGATGTGGGAAAAATCAGGAGAAATTTCTTACGTAAAAGCCAAATCATATCTGTTCACCACAGCTTATCACACCATGATTGATGAAATCAGACGCGAAAAAAGGATGTCAAGGTTAGAAGAAGAGCATGAAAACCGACTTTCTGTGCACAACAGTTACTCCGATCTTCAGGAAGTGCTGAACCTTGCCCTGGAAACTTTGCCTGAAATGCAAAAAGCGGTAATTACCCTGCGTGATTATGAAGGTTACACATATGAAGAAATCGGACAAATTACCGGATTAAATGAATCGCAGGTAAAAGTTTATATTTATCGTGCACGAGTGAGTCTTAAAAACTACATTGGAAGCCCCGACCGGGTAATTTAA
- the lepA gene encoding elongation factor 4, with amino-acid sequence MKNTRNFCIIAHIDHGKSTLADRLLEFTGTLSERQQQNQVLDDMDLERERGITIKSHAIQMEYKFEGENYKLNLIDTPGHVDFSYEVSRSIAACEGALLIIDATQGIQAQTISNLYLALEHDLEIIPIMNKMDMDNAMPEEVEEQIIDLIGCKPDDIIRASGKTGMGIEQILEAIIKNIPAPVGDPEAPLQALIFDSVFNSFRGIIAYFRIINGEIRKGDFVKFFATQKEYYADEIGVLKLVQQPRDVLRAGDVGYIISGIKTSKEVKVGDTITHVKRPCLKAIEGFTNVKPMVYAGIYPVDADDYEELRASMEKLQLNDASLVFEPESSAALGFGFRCGFLGLLHMEIIQERLDREFDMDVITTVPNVSYKAHTTKGEIIEVHNPSGLPAPNYLEFIEEPYITAQIISKSDYVGAVMTLCIGKRGTLKNQVYLTSDRIELTVELPLGEIVFDFYDKLKSISKGYASFDYHVTGYKQAKLVRLDVLLNGEPVDALSTLIHQDNAYDFGRRMCTKLKELIPRQQFDIAIQAAIGAKVIARETVKAVRKDVTAKCYGGDITRKRKLLEKQKKGKKRMRQVGNVEVPQTAFLAVLKLD; translated from the coding sequence ATGAAAAACACCCGTAACTTTTGTATCATTGCCCATATAGATCACGGCAAAAGCACACTTGCTGACAGACTCCTTGAATTCACAGGTACTCTATCGGAGAGACAACAACAAAACCAGGTGCTCGATGATATGGATCTGGAACGTGAACGCGGAATCACCATTAAGAGTCATGCCATTCAGATGGAATATAAGTTTGAAGGAGAAAACTACAAACTGAATCTGATTGACACTCCGGGACACGTTGATTTTTCATATGAAGTATCAAGGTCAATAGCTGCCTGCGAAGGAGCTTTGCTTATTATTGATGCCACACAGGGCATTCAGGCGCAAACAATCTCGAACCTTTATCTGGCATTAGAACATGATTTGGAGATTATCCCCATTATGAATAAAATGGATATGGATAATGCCATGCCTGAGGAGGTTGAAGAACAGATTATAGATTTAATCGGTTGTAAACCCGACGACATTATCAGGGCCAGTGGCAAAACCGGCATGGGAATTGAACAGATTCTTGAGGCTATTATCAAGAACATTCCAGCTCCGGTTGGCGATCCTGAAGCTCCGCTACAAGCATTAATTTTCGACTCAGTATTCAACTCTTTCAGAGGGATAATTGCTTATTTCAGAATTATTAACGGAGAAATCAGAAAAGGTGACTTTGTTAAATTTTTTGCAACCCAAAAAGAGTATTATGCCGATGAAATTGGTGTTTTAAAACTGGTGCAACAGCCCAGAGACGTATTACGGGCCGGCGATGTAGGCTACATTATTTCGGGCATTAAGACCTCAAAAGAAGTAAAAGTAGGCGATACCATTACCCATGTCAAACGACCATGTCTCAAAGCTATAGAAGGCTTTACCAATGTAAAACCCATGGTATATGCCGGTATTTACCCGGTAGATGCAGATGACTATGAAGAGCTCAGGGCTTCAATGGAGAAACTTCAACTGAACGATGCTTCTTTGGTATTTGAGCCGGAATCATCGGCCGCGCTGGGGTTTGGATTCAGGTGTGGCTTTTTGGGTTTGCTCCATATGGAGATTATTCAGGAACGACTGGACCGGGAATTTGACATGGATGTCATTACCACGGTTCCTAACGTTTCATATAAAGCACATACTACCAAGGGCGAAATCATCGAAGTACATAATCCTTCAGGATTACCTGCCCCCAACTATCTTGAATTTATTGAAGAACCTTACATTACAGCTCAGATAATTTCGAAATCGGATTATGTTGGAGCTGTTATGACTCTTTGTATTGGCAAAAGAGGCACATTGAAAAATCAGGTTTACTTAACCAGCGACAGAATTGAACTGACTGTTGAGCTGCCACTGGGTGAAATTGTTTTTGATTTCTATGACAAACTCAAGAGCATTTCTAAAGGCTATGCTTCATTTGATTATCATGTAACCGGCTACAAGCAAGCCAAACTGGTGAGGCTTGATGTTCTTCTGAACGGTGAGCCTGTAGATGCACTATCAACACTTATTCATCAGGATAATGCTTATGACTTCGGCCGGAGAATGTGTACCAAACTTAAAGAACTGATACCAAGGCAACAATTTGACATTGCCATTCAGGCTGCGATTGGAGCTAAAGTAATTGCGCGTGAAACTGTTAAAGCTGTAAGAAAAGATGTTACAGCCAAATGTTATGGAGGTGATATCACGCGTAAACGTAAACTTTTGGAAAAACAGAAAAAAGGCAAGAAAAGAATGCGTCAGGTAGGCAATGTTGAAGTGCCGCAAACCGCTTTTTTGGCTGTACTTAAACTTGATTAG
- a CDS encoding DUF2807 domain-containing protein, with protein MKTTATSLKLAAIAICFLVSFNAGYAQSKGSGNIVKQDRTLPNFTAIEVGSAFYVKLNQGSPTIVTVETDDNYIDKVITEVNNDKLEITSSGLNNPSALKVYITVPDLKDIEISGAAKIESTGNLNFSNLSLDASGASKTTIEIESQVLKSDISGAARAIISGKAAEHTTSVSGAAKLDAYKLSTISTTAEVSGAAKAQVYASSSLNAEVSGAGAMSYIDNGQVKRITKTGNYNLQLDNPETVNTDQLEGLVITSEAGDSTLVNIGNLKVEVVEGNPTKVKIGGNELEIDEDGNVGFKRHRNERFDGHWGGFDMGINGYVNKDMKFDMPAGYEFLDLRMEKSINVSINFFEQNFNLISNNFGLTTGLGFEWNNYRFENNVAIVRNEAGLIDGINMNAEGTNYLKSKLVVNYLTLPILLEYQTNRFSKKNSFHIGGGLLTGLRIGSHTKMVYDDGSKEKDKNHDNKGYDTNPFKFELMGRIGWGKINLFANYSLSTLFKDNRGPELYPFAVGITLASW; from the coding sequence ATGAAAACAACTGCCACATCTCTGAAGCTAGCCGCTATAGCGATTTGCTTCCTTGTTTCATTCAACGCCGGCTACGCACAATCTAAAGGCAGCGGAAACATCGTAAAACAGGACAGAACACTTCCAAACTTCACCGCTATTGAAGTTGGCAGCGCTTTTTATGTAAAGCTGAACCAGGGGAGCCCGACCATAGTCACTGTTGAAACAGATGATAACTACATTGATAAAGTTATAACTGAAGTTAACAACGACAAACTGGAAATTACCTCGAGCGGGCTAAACAACCCGAGTGCTCTCAAAGTTTATATCACAGTGCCTGATTTAAAAGATATAGAAATCAGTGGCGCGGCAAAAATTGAATCGACAGGAAATCTGAACTTTTCAAACCTGAGCCTTGATGCCAGCGGCGCATCAAAAACCACCATAGAAATTGAATCGCAAGTACTTAAAAGCGACATTAGCGGCGCAGCCAGAGCCATTATATCGGGCAAAGCAGCTGAACACACGACAAGTGTATCAGGTGCAGCAAAGCTCGACGCCTACAAACTCAGCACCATTTCCACAACTGCTGAAGTAAGTGGAGCAGCTAAAGCACAGGTGTATGCCAGCAGCAGCCTGAATGCCGAGGTAAGCGGAGCCGGTGCCATGTCATATATTGACAACGGACAGGTTAAAAGGATAACCAAGACCGGAAACTACAATCTACAGCTCGACAATCCGGAAACAGTGAATACTGACCAATTAGAAGGTCTGGTTATAACTTCTGAAGCAGGAGATTCAACACTCGTAAATATTGGCAACCTCAAGGTTGAAGTAGTTGAAGGAAACCCGACAAAAGTAAAAATCGGAGGCAATGAACTGGAGATTGATGAAGATGGGAATGTAGGATTTAAACGCCACAGAAATGAAAGATTTGACGGTCATTGGGGTGGTTTTGACATGGGAATTAACGGATATGTGAATAAAGACATGAAGTTCGATATGCCTGCAGGCTATGAATTTCTTGACCTTCGTATGGAAAAATCCATTAACGTTTCAATCAACTTTTTTGAACAAAATTTTAATCTTATCAGCAATAACTTTGGCCTTACAACAGGGCTCGGATTTGAATGGAACAACTATCGATTTGAGAACAATGTAGCCATTGTCAGAAACGAAGCCGGATTAATTGACGGCATAAATATGAATGCAGAGGGAACCAATTATTTAAAAAGCAAACTGGTTGTTAACTACCTGACCCTGCCCATACTTCTTGAATACCAGACAAACAGGTTTTCAAAGAAAAACAGCTTTCACATTGGGGGTGGATTATTAACCGGGTTACGTATTGGTTCACACACAAAAATGGTTTACGACGACGGAAGTAAAGAAAAGGACAAAAACCATGACAATAAAGGATATGACACCAATCCTTTTAAATTTGAGTTAATGGGCAGAATTGGATGGGGTAAAATAAATTTATTTGCCAACTATTCGCTCAGCACCTTATTTAAAGATAACCGCGGCCCTGAACTTTATCCTTTTGCAGTGGGAATTACCCTCGCAAGCTGGTAA
- the gap gene encoding type I glyceraldehyde-3-phosphate dehydrogenase, producing MKLAINGFGRIGRNVFKLALERENIEVVGINDLTSTKTLAYLLKYDSTQGRFAGKVEFDETSLIVDGVKYAVTAERSPVNIPWAVTPDVVVEATGIFRAKESAKGGYGDHLKNGAKKVILTVPSKDAIDRTIVLGVNDHDLKESDQCISNASCTTNCLAPVAKVLNDKFGIENGLMTTIHSYTNDQTILDAPHSDLRRARSAAVSQIPTTTGAAKAVGIVIPELKGKLDGLAVRVPTPTGSLVDLVVNLKVEVTKDQINAAMKEAAEGPMKGILEYTEDEIVSVDIVHNPASSIFDAQSTMVNGKTVKVLSWYDNEWGYSARVVDLAERLF from the coding sequence ATTAAATTAGCGATTAATGGATTCGGAAGAATCGGCAGAAATGTGTTCAAACTGGCTCTTGAAAGAGAAAACATTGAAGTTGTAGGTATCAATGACCTTACCAGTACAAAAACACTTGCTTATTTGCTCAAATACGACTCAACTCAGGGTCGGTTTGCCGGAAAAGTTGAATTTGACGAAACTTCGCTTATTGTTGATGGCGTTAAATATGCTGTAACAGCAGAACGTAGCCCTGTGAATATTCCCTGGGCAGTTACTCCTGATGTAGTTGTTGAAGCAACCGGTATTTTCCGTGCTAAAGAAAGTGCAAAAGGCGGATATGGCGATCACCTTAAAAATGGCGCTAAGAAAGTTATTCTTACCGTTCCTTCAAAAGATGCAATTGACCGTACGATTGTTCTTGGTGTGAATGATCATGATTTAAAAGAGTCAGATCAGTGCATTTCTAATGCTTCCTGTACAACCAATTGTCTTGCACCGGTTGCCAAAGTGCTTAACGATAAATTTGGTATCGAAAACGGGTTAATGACAACCATTCACTCATATACCAACGACCAGACTATTCTTGATGCTCCTCACAGCGACCTGCGCCGTGCCCGCTCTGCTGCCGTCTCTCAGATTCCAACAACTACCGGTGCTGCAAAGGCCGTAGGAATTGTTATTCCTGAGCTTAAAGGTAAACTTGATGGACTTGCAGTTCGCGTTCCAACCCCAACCGGATCTCTTGTTGACCTCGTGGTTAACCTCAAAGTTGAAGTTACCAAAGATCAGATTAACGCTGCTATGAAAGAAGCTGCTGAAGGTCCGATGAAAGGTATTCTTGAATATACAGAGGATGAAATTGTTTCTGTTGATATTGTTCACAATCCTGCTTCTTCAATCTTTGATGCACAAAGTACAATGGTTAACGGAAAAACTGTAAAAGTTCTTTCATGGTATGACAATGAATGGGGATATTCAGCCCGCGTTGTTGACCTCGCTGAAAGACTCTTCTAA
- a CDS encoding 3-hydroxyacyl-CoA dehydrogenase family protein — MSERLEDFSLGKTMQSKGSLQKVGVVGCGAMGQEISVLVSQSGIEVAFVDISDERVAEVFKRIENQLDDRISKWGLTGSEKKLILSRIKGSTDYSSLSDCDIVIETVNSKKKGTSLELRMEIFKKIESVVSVDTVIVSNTATLMISEIASVLKRPDRAMGLHFFSPVSKVKVIEAVRSVYTSDDTYNLVSKLALLIGKKLINVNESAGNISTRMLVPLINEACEILMEGVASVMDIDETMKETSGLQLGPFEMADKIGLDKVLKWMENLYIEFGEQKYKPSPVLKRMVRANIVGRRVGEGFYLYKGSKRIPKTGSIINLGRE; from the coding sequence ATGTCAGAAAGATTAGAAGATTTTAGCCTTGGAAAAACCATGCAATCCAAAGGCTCATTGCAAAAAGTGGGCGTTGTTGGCTGTGGGGCCATGGGCCAGGAAATTTCTGTGCTGGTCAGTCAGTCAGGAATCGAAGTTGCTTTTGTCGATATCAGCGATGAACGGGTTGCCGAGGTCTTTAAACGTATTGAAAACCAACTTGACGATCGCATTAGTAAATGGGGCCTTACCGGAAGTGAGAAAAAATTAATCCTGTCCCGCATCAAAGGTTCAACTGATTATTCAAGCCTGTCTGATTGTGATATTGTTATTGAAACAGTAAACTCTAAAAAGAAAGGAACCAGCCTTGAATTAAGAATGGAGATTTTCAAAAAAATTGAATCTGTGGTTTCAGTTGATACCGTTATCGTGTCGAACACTGCAACACTTATGATTTCTGAAATTGCTTCAGTGCTCAAACGCCCTGACAGAGCCATGGGCTTGCATTTCTTCTCACCGGTGAGCAAGGTTAAAGTGATTGAAGCGGTTCGCTCTGTTTATACCTCAGATGATACTTATAATCTTGTTAGTAAACTTGCTTTGTTGATTGGCAAAAAGCTGATCAATGTGAATGAATCAGCAGGAAATATCAGTACCCGCATGCTTGTTCCCTTGATTAATGAAGCTTGCGAAATTTTAATGGAAGGCGTTGCTTCGGTGATGGATATTGATGAAACCATGAAAGAAACTTCCGGTCTTCAGTTGGGCCCTTTCGAAATGGCAGATAAAATCGGTCTCGATAAGGTGCTGAAATGGATGGAAAATCTGTACATTGAGTTTGGAGAACAGAAGTATAAACCATCGCCTGTGCTGAAGCGCATGGTAAGGGCCAATATAGTGGGTCGCCGCGTTGGTGAAGGATTTTATCTGTACAAAGGTTCTAAAAGAATTCCAAAAACAGGTTCTATCATTAATTTAGGTCGCGAATAG
- a CDS encoding acetate kinase yields MKVIVLNCGSSSIKYQLFDLPSREVLAKGLVDKIGLKGSLIKHSRNDGVEVKLEGEILDHQLGIEYLLGVLISEKYGSIKSLDEIQAVGHRVVHAGEKFNGSVYITDDVIKALEECIDLAPLHNPPNLKGIYSITRLLPEVPQVGVFDTAFHQTMPDYVYLYGIPYSLYEKHKIRRYGFHGSSHRYVSQRACEILGKNIEDLKIITCHLGNGASIAAIQNGKSLDTSMGMTPIEGLMMGTRTGDLDIGAFIQIINKEEIDVPVANTLVNKHSGMLGVSGVSSDMRDVELAAEEGNKRAKVTLEMYYYRIRKYIGAYAAAMGGVDLIIFTGGVGENDSVTRYLTTKDMEFMGVIFDQNKNHGLRGKEAVLTADDSRVKVMVVPTNEELVIALDTYDIVTSL; encoded by the coding sequence ATGAAAGTAATCGTTTTGAACTGCGGAAGTTCATCCATAAAATACCAGCTTTTTGATTTGCCTTCCCGTGAAGTGCTGGCTAAAGGCCTGGTCGATAAAATTGGCCTCAAAGGTTCACTAATTAAGCATTCACGCAACGATGGTGTTGAAGTAAAGCTCGAAGGTGAAATTCTTGACCATCAACTTGGAATAGAATATTTACTCGGCGTCCTTATCAGCGAAAAATACGGAAGTATCAAAAGTCTGGATGAAATTCAGGCTGTTGGACACCGTGTGGTGCATGCCGGTGAAAAGTTCAATGGTAGTGTTTATATTACGGATGATGTAATTAAAGCTCTCGAAGAATGTATTGATTTAGCACCTCTGCACAATCCGCCAAATCTTAAAGGAATTTATTCAATTACCAGGTTATTGCCCGAGGTGCCTCAGGTTGGCGTATTCGATACTGCTTTCCATCAGACAATGCCCGATTATGTTTATTTATACGGGATTCCATATTCTTTGTATGAAAAGCACAAAATCCGCCGCTATGGTTTCCATGGTTCCAGTCACAGGTATGTTTCTCAGCGCGCATGTGAAATACTTGGAAAAAATATTGAGGATCTGAAAATTATTACCTGCCACCTTGGCAATGGCGCTTCTATAGCCGCCATTCAAAATGGGAAATCGCTCGATACTTCCATGGGTATGACCCCTATTGAAGGTTTGATGATGGGAACCCGTACCGGTGATTTGGATATCGGAGCTTTTATTCAGATTATCAATAAAGAGGAAATAGATGTGCCTGTTGCCAATACCCTGGTGAACAAACATAGTGGTATGTTGGGCGTTTCCGGAGTATCTTCTGATATGCGTGATGTTGAACTTGCTGCCGAAGAAGGTAACAAAAGAGCAAAGGTAACGCTTGAAATGTACTATTACCGGATAAGAAAGTATATCGGAGCATATGCTGCTGCCATGGGTGGTGTCGATTTAATTATCTTTACTGGCGGAGTTGGCGAAAACGATTCTGTTACCCGATATCTTACTACCAAGGATATGGAATTTATGGGCGTAATTTTTGACCAGAATAAAAATCATGGCTTACGTGGTAAAGAAGCTGTGCTTACTGCTGATGATTCGCGGGTAAAGGTGATGGTTGTTCCAACCAATGAGGAACTTGTAATTGCCCTTGATACCTATGATATTGTTACTTCTTTGTAA
- a CDS encoding YebC/PmpR family DNA-binding transcriptional regulator, whose protein sequence is MSGHNKWSTIKRKKGALDAKRSKIFSRIIKEITVAVKESGPDPDGNPRLRLAIANAKGASMPKDNITRAINKGSDKDGANYTETTYEGYAPNGVAVFIECTTDNVQRTVSNVRSYFNKFGGSLGTNGSLGFLFDRKGIFTIPKGEIDMDELEMELIDAGAEDIQLEDETITVTTAMEDFGAMIKKLEELKIEPENAELQRLPRNTVKVDKEAAKKIMRLIDLFEEDDDVNNVFHNLELTDELMDELD, encoded by the coding sequence ATGTCGGGACATAATAAGTGGTCAACCATTAAACGCAAGAAAGGCGCTCTGGACGCAAAGCGTTCAAAAATATTCTCCAGAATCATCAAAGAAATAACAGTAGCTGTTAAAGAAAGTGGCCCTGACCCGGATGGAAACCCCAGACTCAGGTTGGCAATTGCCAACGCCAAGGGTGCCAGTATGCCTAAAGATAATATTACCAGAGCCATTAACAAAGGTTCAGACAAGGATGGTGCCAATTATACCGAAACCACCTATGAAGGTTATGCACCAAATGGAGTAGCTGTATTTATTGAATGTACCACTGACAATGTCCAGCGAACCGTTTCCAATGTTCGCTCTTACTTCAATAAATTCGGGGGCAGCCTTGGCACCAATGGTTCACTTGGATTCCTGTTTGACCGCAAAGGCATTTTTACCATCCCTAAAGGAGAAATTGATATGGATGAGCTCGAAATGGAGCTTATTGATGCCGGAGCAGAAGACATACAGCTGGAAGACGAAACGATTACAGTTACTACAGCCATGGAAGATTTTGGCGCCATGATAAAAAAACTTGAAGAATTAAAAATTGAGCCGGAAAATGCAGAGCTACAGCGCCTGCCCCGTAACACAGTCAAGGTTGATAAGGAAGCAGCAAAAAAAATAATGCGGCTTATTGATTTATTTGAGGAAGACGATGATGTTAACAACGTATTCCACAACCTTGAGTTAACCGACGAGCTTATGGATGAATTAGACTAA
- a CDS encoding response regulator — MNGETSNIKILLVEDDKALAITISNLLRVKGYEVTHAGDGAAGIQKAFALLPDLILCDISMNEISGYDVFNVLKESSATAMIPFVFLTAKSDLKEIRFGMQLGADDYIVKPFEYDELLTSIATRLNKAEAHRKANEEKFIALSMISPYGIYIYQGDKFIETNPSLSSVIGYSREELLGMGFSDIIVEQDRAAAIDKITRCQRGFEKEIHIKFKVRHKDGHIINIELYGIEGLKVKGRSSLLGVFNVLKPDVQEKKGLESLSLKDIEEFEKAVDLISGNRSYVSTELINRLIAVFKDNETIKEKSTEDVICFSNRELEVLGLVCKGLSTKEIADNLFISSRTVEKHRANLMTKTEAKNIIEVIIYAVKHKLIDI, encoded by the coding sequence ATGAACGGTGAAACCAGTAATATTAAAATTTTACTTGTAGAGGATGATAAAGCTCTGGCAATAACTATATCCAACTTGCTCAGGGTGAAAGGATATGAGGTGACTCATGCCGGCGATGGAGCAGCTGGTATTCAAAAAGCATTTGCTCTTTTGCCCGATTTAATTCTTTGTGATATTTCTATGAATGAAATTAGTGGCTACGATGTTTTTAATGTATTGAAAGAGAGTTCGGCTACAGCAATGATTCCTTTTGTTTTTCTAACAGCCAAGTCTGATTTAAAGGAAATCAGGTTTGGCATGCAGTTAGGCGCCGACGATTATATAGTAAAACCTTTTGAATACGATGAATTGTTAACCTCAATTGCCACCCGGCTCAATAAAGCTGAAGCTCATCGCAAGGCAAACGAAGAAAAATTTATTGCCTTGTCGATGATTTCGCCATATGGGATTTACATTTATCAGGGAGATAAATTTATTGAAACCAATCCCAGCCTTTCGTCTGTAATTGGCTATTCGCGCGAAGAGTTGCTTGGAATGGGTTTTAGCGATATCATTGTTGAACAGGACAGGGCCGCTGCTATTGATAAAATTACAAGATGTCAGCGGGGATTTGAGAAAGAAATTCATATCAAGTTTAAAGTAAGACATAAAGACGGGCACATTATAAATATTGAACTATACGGAATTGAAGGATTAAAGGTAAAAGGGCGCTCCAGTTTATTGGGAGTTTTTAATGTTCTAAAGCCTGATGTTCAGGAAAAGAAAGGGCTGGAGAGCTTAAGTCTTAAAGATATTGAAGAGTTTGAAAAGGCTGTTGACCTGATTTCAGGAAACCGTAGCTATGTTTCTACCGAGCTGATTAACCGGCTGATTGCTGTATTCAAGGATAATGAAACAATCAAGGAAAAAAGCACAGAAGATGTTATTTGTTTCTCAAACAGAGAACTTGAAGTGCTGGGCCTTGTTTGTAAGGGGTTGTCAACCAAAGAAATAGCTGATAATTTGTTTATCAGCAGCCGCACTGTTGAAAAACACAGGGCAAATCTGATGACCAAAACAGAAGCAAAAAATATTATAGAAGTAATAATCTATGCTGTTAAGCATAAGCTAATCGACATATAA
- a CDS encoding PAS domain-containing sensor histidine kinase, translated as MMPRETSNDLLMNGVAYSNVAEKVYTDESVFSYVCNRKGQMSSFMFNGKRLSDTGNLKNDGLPAFWLKALEVFLDGKSVQDLELINSDAPVEWTSEVFFQGEVFRFNISKLPIDIGNGDKILLTTIKNSATTQAHSDEVAIRRMLFNLVADNMSDVFCVFDLNGKPIFISSSIEKLTGYTSAELFQMPMAEVLRPVSYGVLKSVWDKFTGIVEKSEIKREALKSELFELEFERKDKILCWAEVSAALFCDEHGKTRGIHCLIRDITERKEEQETMHHTLQHEIELSMVKSKYISTISHEFRTPLSIIYSNLQLLENHRFQLDEETIGDAFELSRMAVKSLLRVLDKVTVIDAVNKNKLEFKPSSVNLPDVCHRIVKDLNEMEMYPDRIELMIDAIPDEVWIDESLFNHIFINLLHNALNFSDKKKKIQFKVSLIDSREALFVISDNGIGIPEEEFGYIFEPFYRASNSRNARGSGLGLAVVSDCLRLHNGKISFESKVGEGSVFKVILPIIPEG; from the coding sequence ATGATGCCTCGTGAAACATCTAATGACTTGCTAATGAATGGTGTAGCTTATTCTAATGTTGCTGAGAAGGTGTATACTGATGAATCCGTTTTTTCATATGTATGCAATCGTAAAGGACAAATGAGCTCCTTTATGTTTAATGGCAAACGATTATCAGATACGGGTAACTTGAAAAATGACGGCCTCCCTGCATTTTGGCTTAAAGCCCTTGAAGTTTTTTTGGACGGAAAAAGCGTACAAGATCTGGAACTGATCAATAGTGATGCACCTGTTGAATGGACATCTGAAGTTTTTTTTCAGGGAGAAGTTTTTCGGTTTAACATAAGTAAACTTCCGATTGATATTGGCAACGGAGACAAGATTTTACTGACAACCATAAAAAACAGTGCTACAACACAAGCGCATTCGGATGAAGTGGCTATCAGAAGAATGTTGTTTAACCTGGTGGCTGATAATATGTCTGATGTGTTTTGTGTTTTTGATTTAAACGGGAAACCAATTTTCATAAGCTCTTCTATCGAAAAACTAACCGGATATACATCGGCCGAACTGTTTCAAATGCCTATGGCTGAAGTACTCAGGCCGGTTTCATACGGGGTTCTTAAATCTGTTTGGGATAAATTTACCGGTATTGTCGAAAAATCTGAGATTAAAAGAGAAGCTTTAAAGTCTGAATTGTTTGAACTCGAGTTTGAAAGAAAGGATAAAATATTATGCTGGGCAGAGGTTTCTGCTGCTTTATTTTGTGACGAACACGGAAAGACGCGTGGTATTCATTGTCTTATCAGGGATATAACAGAACGCAAAGAAGAGCAGGAAACCATGCACCATACTTTGCAGCACGAAATAGAGCTAAGTATGGTAAAGTCTAAATATATTTCTACCATTTCGCATGAATTCAGAACGCCCTTGTCAATTATCTACAGTAATCTTCAATTGCTAGAAAACCATCGTTTTCAGCTTGATGAGGAAACCATTGGTGATGCTTTTGAATTGAGCCGCATGGCTGTGAAGTCCTTGCTCAGAGTGCTTGATAAAGTTACTGTAATTGATGCTGTTAATAAAAATAAACTCGAATTTAAACCTTCATCTGTCAATTTGCCGGATGTGTGTCATCGGATTGTTAAAGATTTGAATGAAATGGAAATGTATCCCGACAGGATAGAGCTTATGATTGATGCAATTCCTGATGAAGTGTGGATTGATGAGAGTTTGTTTAACCATATTTTCATAAACCTTCTTCATAATGCACTTAACTTTTCGGATAAGAAGAAGAAAATTCAGTTTAAGGTAAGTCTAATTGACAGCCGGGAAGCTTTGTTTGTTATTTCAGATAATGGAATTGGAATTCCTGAAGAAGAGTTCGGTTATATTTTTGAACCTTTTTACCGCGCAAGTAATTCTCGCAATGCACGGGGCTCAGGATTAGGACTGGCAGTTGTCTCTGATTGTCTGCGACTTCACAATGGCAAAATCAGTTTTGAAAGTAAAGTTGGTGAAGGTTCAGTTTTTAAAGTAATTTTGCCAATTATACCAGAAGGCTAA